Proteins encoded by one window of Salmonirosea aquatica:
- a CDS encoding PspC domain-containing protein, with protein MERIRYFVENQVFGVCARLGEKLNFSASSIRLYFIYASFLTFGSPIILYLVLAFWMEVRKHLRRHQSPTIWEW; from the coding sequence ATGGAACGGATTCGTTATTTTGTCGAAAACCAGGTGTTTGGGGTATGCGCCAGGTTGGGGGAGAAGCTGAATTTCTCGGCGAGCAGCATTCGGCTTTACTTTATTTATGCGTCCTTTCTGACCTTCGGTTCGCCGATCATCCTCTATTTGGTACTTGCGTTCTGGATGGAGGTACGCAAGCATCTGCGACGTCACCAGAGTCCTACGATTTGGGAGTGGTGA
- a CDS encoding cold-shock protein, translated as MQTGTVKFFNEAKGYGFIVEDDTNRDIFVHVTGLGGLTIRENDRVEYEVVEGKKGLNAVQVSKI; from the coding sequence ATGCAGACAGGTACTGTGAAATTTTTCAATGAAGCCAAGGGGTACGGTTTCATCGTTGAAGACGACACAAACAGAGACATTTTTGTACACGTGACGGGGCTAGGCGGCCTCACGATCCGTGAGAACGACCGCGTCGAGTACGAAGTCGTTGAGGGCAAAAAAGGACTGAACGCTGTGCAAGTAAGTAAGATATAG
- the lysS gene encoding lysine--tRNA ligase, translating to MLSEQEILRRQKREELMKLGIDPYPAEEYPVNATAADIHKNYENNKLDYKSVTLAGRLMNFRIMGSASFAELQDSTDTIQLYFRRDDLCPDDDKTLYNTVFKKLLDIGDIIGIKGFVFTTQTGEISVHVQEFTVLSKSLRPLPVVKRDEEGNIYDGFTDPELRYRQRYVDLIVNPQVREVFRKRSRIITTMRSYFDEKGWLEVETPVLQAIHGGAAARPFETHHNALDMKQYLRIATELHLKRLIVGGFEGVYEFGKLFRNEGMDRTHNPEFTTVELYVAYKDYEWMMRMIEELLEKVAVAVNGTTKTIFGETELNFAGPYPRLSITDAIRQYTGLDVETMDEAAIRDQCRAWGMDVNETMGKAKLIDEVFGEKVEEHIIQPTYIIDHPVEMSPLTKKHRSKAGAVERFELFVNGKEIANAYSELNDPIDQKERFEEQLKLKERGDDEAMAMDDDFLRALEYGMPPTSGIGIGIDRLAMLLTNNSSIQEVIFFPQMRPEKKVEVATDADYEAVGVPVVWVPALQKMGFHTIELLKAANPNKVFNDLGGMRKKLKIDAPMPKKEEVESWIS from the coding sequence ATGCTGAGCGAACAGGAAATTCTACGCCGCCAGAAGCGCGAGGAACTGATGAAACTGGGGATCGACCCCTACCCCGCCGAAGAGTACCCGGTGAACGCCACGGCGGCGGATATTCATAAAAACTACGAGAACAACAAGCTGGACTATAAAAGCGTGACGTTGGCCGGACGGCTGATGAATTTCCGCATCATGGGCAGCGCGTCCTTTGCCGAATTGCAGGACAGCACCGACACGATCCAGCTCTACTTCCGTCGCGACGACCTTTGTCCGGACGATGATAAGACGCTATATAACACGGTTTTCAAAAAACTGCTTGACATTGGCGATATCATCGGCATCAAAGGCTTCGTATTCACCACACAGACGGGCGAAATTTCGGTTCATGTGCAGGAATTCACAGTATTGAGCAAGTCGTTGCGCCCGCTACCCGTTGTGAAGCGCGACGAGGAAGGTAATATCTACGACGGATTCACCGATCCAGAATTAAGGTACCGTCAGCGCTATGTGGATTTAATCGTGAACCCACAGGTTCGGGAGGTATTCCGGAAACGCTCGCGTATCATCACTACTATGCGAAGCTATTTTGATGAAAAGGGCTGGCTGGAGGTGGAAACGCCCGTGTTGCAGGCCATTCATGGCGGGGCCGCCGCGCGCCCGTTCGAGACGCACCACAACGCGCTGGATATGAAACAGTACTTGCGCATTGCCACGGAGTTGCACCTCAAGCGGCTGATTGTGGGTGGATTTGAGGGGGTGTACGAATTCGGCAAGCTGTTCCGCAATGAGGGCATGGACCGTACCCACAACCCCGAGTTTACGACCGTCGAGCTATACGTAGCCTATAAAGACTACGAATGGATGATGCGGATGATCGAGGAATTATTGGAGAAAGTAGCCGTTGCCGTAAACGGTACCACCAAAACAATTTTTGGCGAAACTGAACTGAATTTTGCCGGTCCTTATCCACGCCTGAGCATTACGGATGCCATCCGACAGTATACCGGGCTGGACGTGGAAACCATGGACGAAGCGGCCATCCGGGACCAATGCCGCGCCTGGGGAATGGATGTGAACGAGACAATGGGTAAGGCCAAGCTCATTGACGAGGTGTTTGGCGAGAAAGTAGAGGAACACATCATTCAGCCAACGTATATTATCGATCATCCGGTGGAGATGTCGCCACTGACCAAAAAACACCGCAGCAAAGCCGGCGCGGTGGAGCGATTCGAATTGTTCGTAAATGGTAAGGAAATCGCCAACGCCTACTCGGAGTTGAACGACCCTATCGACCAAAAGGAACGTTTCGAGGAGCAGTTGAAACTGAAAGAACGCGGCGATGATGAGGCTATGGCCATGGATGACGACTTCCTGCGGGCCCTCGAATACGGCATGCCACCTACCTCGGGCATTGGCATCGGCATCGACCGCCTGGCCATGCTGCTGACTAATAATTCCAGCATTCAGGAAGTGATTTTCTTCCCACAGATGCGTCCTGAAAAGAAAGTAGAGGTAGCTACCGACGCTGATTACGAAGCCGTAGGGGTACCTGTAGTGTGGGTACCTGCTTTACAGAAAATGGGTTTCCATACGATTGAATTGCTCAAAGCCGCTAATCCCAATAAAGTTTTCAATGATTTGGGTGGTATGCGCAAAAAACTGAAGATAGACGCCCCTATGCCTAAAAAAGAAGAGGTAGAGAGCTGGATTTCGTAG
- a CDS encoding PadR family transcriptional regulator: MNNSQLYKGTLTTIILKLLEENGRMYGYEMTQKVKELTAEEVSINEGALYPALHKLEADGLLTVEVVPTGNRLRKYYSITPKGQTETVNRLAELEEFLRHMQILLGPKLSLG, from the coding sequence TTGAACAATTCTCAACTTTACAAAGGTACCCTTACGACCATAATCCTTAAACTATTGGAAGAAAATGGTCGGATGTACGGCTACGAAATGACCCAAAAGGTTAAGGAGTTAACTGCCGAAGAAGTAAGCATCAACGAAGGTGCCCTGTACCCGGCCCTGCACAAACTGGAAGCTGACGGCCTGCTAACGGTCGAGGTGGTACCTACCGGAAATCGCCTCCGCAAGTACTACTCCATCACGCCTAAAGGCCAAACTGAAACCGTCAACCGCCTGGCTGAGCTGGAAGAGTTCCTGCGGCATATGCAGATTCTGCTAGGTCCGAAACTTAGTCTGGGATAA
- a CDS encoding Fpg/Nei family DNA glycosylase yields MPELPEVEGYRQYLEATCLHQPIEALDVEDTKLLTTDPITLAETLSGVSFTGTRRVGKNLFVFTDKPGVIVRMHFGMSGSLEYYHSSLDRPRHARIVFYFRGGFNLGFICPRKFERVGLVEDVDAFLKSKKIGKDALELTVEELAAALVNRKSVIKSTLLDQSVAAGVGNWIADELLFQARIHPEKPANELSTTEVEALREAIQQVLLTAIEKEARYAHFPESFLIHARAWDTSPYANSEQHLLCPRCGSELEIMRVGGRTTYFCPVCQQR; encoded by the coding sequence ATGCCCGAATTACCCGAAGTCGAAGGCTACCGGCAGTACCTGGAAGCTACCTGCCTGCACCAGCCCATCGAAGCCCTTGACGTAGAAGACACCAAACTCCTTACCACCGACCCGATTACCCTGGCCGAAACCTTAAGTGGGGTTTCCTTCACAGGTACCCGACGCGTGGGTAAAAATCTGTTCGTTTTTACGGATAAACCGGGTGTAATAGTGCGGATGCATTTTGGGATGTCGGGCAGCCTGGAGTACTACCATAGTTCGCTGGATCGCCCGCGTCATGCGCGCATCGTATTTTATTTCCGGGGCGGATTCAATCTGGGTTTTATCTGTCCGCGCAAATTTGAGCGCGTAGGCCTGGTAGAGGATGTAGATGCTTTTTTGAAAAGCAAGAAAATCGGGAAAGATGCCCTGGAACTGACCGTGGAAGAATTGGCAGCTGCCTTGGTCAACCGAAAATCAGTCATCAAATCCACCTTACTTGACCAGAGCGTGGCCGCAGGCGTTGGCAACTGGATCGCCGACGAACTGCTCTTTCAGGCCCGCATCCATCCCGAAAAACCTGCCAATGAACTGTCCACTACCGAGGTTGAAGCACTGCGTGAAGCCATACAGCAAGTACTGCTAACGGCTATCGAAAAGGAAGCACGCTACGCGCATTTCCCCGAATCTTTCCTGATCCACGCGCGAGCCTGGGACACCTCACCCTACGCCAATTCCGAACAGCATCTGCTCTGTCCGCGCTGCGGCTCCGAACTGGAAATCATGCGAGTGGGCGGGCGCACGACCTACTTTTGTCCGGTTTGTCAGCAACGGTAG
- a CDS encoding type II toxin-antitoxin system VapC family toxin produces the protein MNYLIDTHILIWHAEESHKLNPDVLEKIINPSNIIYVSHASFWEMTIKSMTGKLRFSTPVSEFQQLSINNDFLDLGFFFKHYSRLETLPLYHNDPFDRMLIAQAISEDLTLITQDRKFASYESLVPILWN, from the coding sequence ATGAATTATCTCATTGACACACATATTCTGATTTGGCATGCTGAGGAGAGCCACAAATTGAATCCTGATGTGTTGGAAAAAATAATCAATCCATCAAATATAATTTACGTCAGCCATGCCTCATTCTGGGAAATGACTATAAAATCAATGACAGGAAAACTCCGTTTTTCGACGCCCGTATCGGAGTTTCAGCAGCTCAGTATAAACAATGACTTCCTGGACCTGGGTTTCTTTTTCAAACATTACTCACGCCTTGAAACGCTTCCTCTTTATCACAACGATCCTTTTGACCGCATGTTAATCGCTCAAGCAATTAGCGAAGACCTTACATTGATCACCCAGGACAGGAAATTTGCTTCATATGAATCACTTGTACCGATTCTTTGGAATTAA
- a CDS encoding DmpA family aminopeptidase → MKLVSIPFRGSFLLTAFLHFFLVTGTSAQLRPRAQGIKIGVLPIGTYNAITDVAGVKVGQVTLVQGQDVRTGVTAILPHDGNVFQQKVPAAVYVGNGFGKLAGSTQVEELGTLETPIILTNTLSVPTAADALIDWTLQQAGNEKVRSVNPLVGETNDGGLNDIRGRHVKKEHVLQAIQKAQSGAVAEGNVGAGTGTVAFGWKGGIGTSSRKLPEKLGGYTVGVLVQTNFGGVLQINGVPVGEELGQYSFKETLDKSSDGSCMMIVATDAPLDARNLKRLAKRAIMGLARTGGIASNGSGDYVVAFSTAYRIPYEATQPTSAVTLLHNDYVSPLFLAAIEATEEAIVNSLFMAETTSGTQGHTIQALPREKVLDLMKKYGRIK, encoded by the coding sequence ATGAAGCTAGTTTCAATTCCGTTCAGGGGTTCGTTTCTACTAACTGCTTTCCTCCACTTCTTTCTCGTGACAGGTACCTCCGCCCAACTCCGTCCCCGCGCTCAGGGTATAAAAATCGGCGTGCTTCCCATCGGCACGTACAACGCCATTACTGACGTAGCCGGTGTGAAGGTAGGGCAGGTAACTTTAGTACAAGGGCAGGACGTGCGCACGGGCGTGACAGCCATTCTACCGCACGACGGCAACGTATTCCAGCAGAAAGTCCCGGCGGCGGTATACGTAGGCAATGGCTTCGGCAAGCTGGCGGGGTCTACGCAAGTGGAGGAGCTAGGTACCCTCGAAACACCCATTATATTGACCAATACCCTTAGCGTTCCGACGGCCGCCGATGCATTGATTGACTGGACCTTGCAACAGGCTGGCAACGAAAAAGTACGCTCGGTGAATCCACTGGTAGGCGAAACCAACGATGGCGGGTTAAACGATATCCGGGGACGCCACGTAAAAAAAGAACACGTGCTGCAAGCAATTCAAAAAGCCCAAAGCGGTGCCGTAGCCGAAGGGAACGTGGGTGCTGGTACGGGTACCGTGGCCTTTGGCTGGAAGGGAGGGATAGGTACTTCCTCGCGCAAATTGCCCGAAAAACTTGGCGGCTACACCGTGGGGGTACTGGTACAAACCAACTTTGGCGGAGTCTTGCAAATCAACGGGGTACCCGTAGGTGAAGAGCTCGGGCAATATTCGTTTAAGGAAACGCTGGACAAATCGTCGGACGGCTCTTGCATGATGATCGTAGCGACGGACGCGCCCCTCGACGCGCGTAACCTGAAACGCCTGGCCAAACGCGCTATCATGGGTCTGGCCCGAACGGGCGGCATCGCTTCCAACGGCAGCGGCGACTACGTCGTCGCTTTTTCAACGGCCTATCGCATTCCTTATGAAGCTACCCAACCCACGTCAGCCGTGACCTTGCTGCATAACGACTATGTGTCGCCGCTGTTTTTGGCCGCCATTGAAGCTACCGAAGAAGCCATCGTCAACTCTCTTTTCATGGCCGAAACTACTTCGGGTACCCAGGGACATACCATACAGGCATTGCCCAGGGAGAAAGTACTGGATCTGATGAAAAAATATGGCCGGATAAAATGA
- a CDS encoding DinB family protein: MKILSISLVLVAAFLGLSSFQPAGSVSQMVADWQRAKAFTQEYLDTMPADGLDYKPTPEIRSFREQMLHLANGNFNFASAASGKANPYQGKNLEKEDFTTKESLTKIVNESYDFMLASLDGLSDADMDASVKLFGRDMTRGLAYAKAFEHQTHHRGQATIYIRMKGVKPPNEKLF, from the coding sequence ATGAAAATCCTTTCTATCTCACTCGTTTTAGTAGCCGCCTTCCTGGGCTTGAGCAGTTTTCAGCCTGCTGGCTCGGTGTCCCAGATGGTTGCCGACTGGCAGCGCGCCAAAGCCTTCACGCAGGAGTACCTTGACACTATGCCCGCCGACGGGCTCGACTACAAACCTACCCCCGAAATCCGGTCGTTCCGGGAGCAGATGCTACACCTGGCCAATGGCAATTTCAATTTTGCGTCCGCTGCGTCGGGTAAAGCCAATCCGTACCAAGGCAAGAATTTGGAAAAAGAAGATTTCACCACCAAGGAATCTCTGACGAAAATAGTGAACGAAAGCTACGACTTCATGCTTGCTTCGCTGGATGGTCTTTCTGATGCCGACATGGACGCATCCGTCAAACTTTTCGGCCGCGACATGACCCGCGGGCTTGCTTACGCCAAGGCCTTCGAGCACCAGACCCATCACCGCGGACAGGCCACGATTTATATTCGGATGAAGGGCGTCAAGCCACCGAACGAGAAGCTGTTCTAA
- a CDS encoding dienelactone hydrolase family protein, with translation MKKDNNPTSRRDFVKSSIGLVAAAPFVGSLAPFEISDYKSSKTSAMHLPDNSQSIIGQYGAWAAGLRGDPPALSLRANRNKKLATWRKEATAKALELVAKPALGPLPKVTVERKYTYDGVEIEELSWQLPYGRPTQAILLKPEGSNKKLPAILGLHDHGGNKYFGKDKITRTSDAQHPLMEAHQAHYYEGRAWANEVAKRGYVVLVPDTFTFGSRRVHYEDVSGIPWGTLKDSDRQDVDIRTPEEIAAYNDWAADHEHVMSKSLFCAGTTWPGVTLAEDQMALTILSQRPGVDSQRLGCMGLSGGGLRTVYLGGLDARIKCAVPVGFMSTWNDFLLHKAYTHTWMIYTPLLPNFFEFPEILGLRVPLPTLVLNNNQDQLYTLSEMKKSDEILREVYQIAGADDAYQAKFYDGEHKFDAAMQADAFAWFDRWLM, from the coding sequence ATGAAAAAAGACAACAACCCCACTTCGCGCCGCGATTTTGTAAAATCCTCCATCGGATTGGTCGCTGCCGCGCCTTTTGTGGGTTCCTTAGCACCTTTCGAAATATCAGATTATAAATCCTCAAAAACATCTGCTATGCACCTGCCTGACAACTCCCAAAGTATTATTGGTCAGTACGGTGCCTGGGCAGCCGGGCTGCGAGGTGACCCGCCCGCGTTATCGCTACGGGCCAATCGGAATAAGAAACTGGCGACCTGGCGAAAAGAAGCGACGGCCAAAGCGCTGGAACTCGTGGCGAAACCCGCCCTGGGTCCTCTACCCAAGGTAACGGTAGAAAGAAAGTATACCTACGACGGCGTCGAAATCGAGGAATTGTCGTGGCAACTACCCTACGGGCGACCTACCCAGGCAATTCTACTGAAGCCCGAAGGCTCGAACAAAAAGCTACCGGCTATTCTGGGCCTGCACGACCACGGGGGAAACAAATACTTTGGCAAAGACAAAATCACCCGCACCTCCGATGCACAGCACCCGCTCATGGAGGCACATCAGGCCCACTACTACGAGGGACGGGCGTGGGCCAACGAAGTAGCGAAGCGCGGCTACGTGGTGCTGGTGCCGGACACTTTCACATTTGGTAGCCGACGTGTGCATTATGAGGATGTATCGGGTATTCCCTGGGGTACCTTGAAAGACTCCGATAGGCAGGATGTCGATATCCGTACCCCCGAAGAGATCGCCGCTTATAACGACTGGGCTGCCGACCATGAACACGTGATGTCCAAATCACTTTTCTGCGCAGGTACCACCTGGCCGGGTGTCACACTGGCCGAGGATCAGATGGCACTGACCATTCTAAGTCAGAGGCCCGGAGTAGACAGCCAACGTCTGGGTTGCATGGGCCTATCGGGTGGGGGCTTGCGGACAGTGTACCTGGGTGGCCTCGACGCGCGCATCAAGTGCGCGGTTCCTGTGGGCTTCATGTCTACCTGGAATGATTTCCTGCTGCATAAGGCCTACACCCACACCTGGATGATCTATACGCCGCTTCTGCCCAATTTCTTTGAATTTCCCGAAATCCTGGGCCTGAGGGTACCCCTACCTACTCTGGTGTTGAACAACAATCAGGATCAACTCTACACGCTATCCGAAATGAAGAAAAGCGACGAAATTCTGCGCGAAGTATATCAGATCGCCGGGGCCGACGATGCATATCAGGCTAAGTTCTACGACGGAGAACACAAGTTCGATGCGGCCATGCAGGCCGATGCCTTCGCGTGGTTCGATCGGTGGCTGATGTGA
- the era gene encoding GTPase Era, with the protein MSETTPEITLPAFRAGFVSIIGRPNVGKSTLMNILVGEKLSIITSKAQTTRHRIMGILNGTHEGTPFQLIYSDTPGVVTPAYKLHDSMMTFVKGSLEDADVVLFVTEIGEKSAEHDVVPLLKRTDSPIVVVLNKIDLSDQATVDAKMEEWQQALQPAAIIPISALHNANVETLFHTVVTRLPEHPPYFAEDELTDKPERFFASEIIREKIFLNYRQEIPYSSEVVVTEFKEKEDIIVIRAEIMVERKSQRGILIGDKGSMMKKVGIQARQDLEAFFGKKVFLETFVKVEPNWRSKDDKLRQFGYNEK; encoded by the coding sequence ATGTCAGAAACTACTCCTGAAATCACGCTGCCCGCATTCCGGGCGGGTTTTGTGAGCATTATTGGTCGGCCCAACGTGGGCAAATCCACGCTCATGAACATATTGGTAGGCGAAAAGCTCTCCATTATTACCTCTAAGGCCCAAACCACCCGGCACCGCATTATGGGTATCCTCAACGGTACCCATGAAGGTACCCCCTTCCAGTTAATCTACTCTGATACGCCCGGTGTAGTGACACCCGCTTACAAGCTGCACGACTCCATGATGACCTTCGTGAAAGGCTCACTGGAAGATGCCGACGTAGTGTTGTTCGTAACCGAAATTGGGGAAAAAAGCGCTGAGCACGATGTGGTTCCGTTGCTAAAGCGTACTGACTCCCCCATCGTAGTGGTACTGAATAAAATTGACCTGTCTGATCAGGCTACTGTAGATGCGAAAATGGAAGAGTGGCAGCAAGCCTTGCAACCCGCCGCCATCATCCCCATATCGGCCCTCCACAACGCCAACGTAGAAACGCTGTTTCATACCGTGGTGACTCGTCTGCCGGAGCACCCACCCTATTTTGCCGAAGACGAACTTACTGACAAGCCCGAGCGTTTCTTTGCTTCGGAAATCATCCGGGAAAAGATTTTTCTCAACTACCGCCAGGAAATCCCGTATAGCAGTGAAGTGGTGGTGACGGAATTCAAGGAAAAAGAAGACATTATCGTAATCCGGGCCGAAATCATGGTGGAACGCAAGAGTCAGCGGGGCATCCTGATTGGCGATAAAGGCTCCATGATGAAAAAGGTAGGTATTCAGGCCCGGCAGGATCTGGAAGCTTTCTTCGGCAAGAAAGTATTCCTGGAAACATTTGTAAAAGTAGAGCCCAACTGGCGAAGCAAAGACGACAAGTTGCGGCAGTTTGGGTATAACGAGAAATAA
- the der gene encoding ribosome biogenesis GTPase Der yields MANIVSIVGRPNVGKSTLFNRLIEERKAIMDNQSGVTRDRHYGYAEWNGQHFTVIDTGGYVVGSDDIFEGAIRDQVQLAIEESTVVLFMVDCMSGLTELDKEFANVLRRYKKPVFLVANKAESIERYQSSGEFYELGMGELIYPISSQTGYGTGDLLDEVVKYFDTPGVENPEEGIPRIAIVGRPNVGKSSFLNVLTGTERSIVTNIAGTTRDAIHTPYKAFGREYILIDTAGMRRKAKVKEDIEFYSTIRSVKAVEESDVCIMMLDAENGLEGQDMTLIGQADKAKKGIVIMVNKWDLIEKDSKTADQLKKEMLERLAPMNYMPIIFASVLEKQRIFQVMEKAMEVYENKSRKITTSKLNDVMQEEIKKYPPPAQRGRHINIKYMIQLPTPSPTFVFFCNYPKLIKEPYMRYLENRMREHFDFTGVPITLFFREK; encoded by the coding sequence ATGGCAAATATAGTATCTATTGTAGGGCGCCCGAATGTGGGTAAATCTACACTTTTTAACCGTCTCATCGAAGAACGGAAGGCGATTATGGACAATCAGAGCGGCGTGACCCGCGACCGCCACTATGGCTACGCCGAATGGAACGGCCAACATTTCACCGTCATCGATACGGGCGGCTACGTGGTGGGTTCGGATGATATTTTTGAAGGCGCTATCCGCGATCAGGTGCAGCTGGCCATCGAAGAATCGACGGTGGTACTTTTCATGGTGGACTGCATGAGCGGATTGACCGAACTCGACAAGGAATTTGCCAACGTGCTGCGTCGCTATAAAAAACCAGTATTCCTGGTTGCCAACAAAGCCGAATCGATCGAGCGGTACCAGTCGTCCGGCGAGTTTTATGAGCTGGGTATGGGCGAGCTGATTTATCCCATCTCCTCCCAAACGGGCTACGGAACGGGCGATTTGCTCGACGAAGTTGTGAAGTATTTTGATACCCCCGGCGTTGAAAACCCCGAGGAGGGCATCCCGCGCATTGCGATTGTAGGTAGGCCAAACGTGGGCAAGTCATCTTTCCTGAATGTACTGACGGGTACTGAACGCAGCATCGTAACCAACATTGCGGGTACCACCCGCGATGCTATCCATACGCCCTACAAGGCTTTCGGGCGCGAATATATCCTGATCGATACGGCCGGGATGCGGCGAAAGGCCAAGGTCAAGGAAGATATTGAATTTTATTCTACGATCCGCTCTGTCAAAGCGGTGGAAGAATCGGATGTGTGCATCATGATGCTGGATGCCGAAAATGGGCTGGAAGGCCAGGACATGACGCTCATCGGACAAGCCGACAAGGCCAAAAAGGGCATTGTCATCATGGTCAATAAGTGGGATTTGATCGAGAAGGATTCCAAGACGGCAGATCAGCTGAAAAAGGAGATGCTGGAACGCCTGGCTCCGATGAACTATATGCCGATTATCTTCGCCTCAGTTCTTGAAAAGCAGCGCATTTTCCAGGTGATGGAGAAGGCGATGGAAGTATATGAAAACAAGAGCCGTAAGATTACGACTTCGAAGCTCAACGACGTCATGCAGGAGGAAATCAAGAAGTACCCTCCCCCGGCGCAGCGGGGCCGGCACATCAATATCAAGTATATGATTCAGTTGCCGACGCCCTCACCTACGTTTGTGTTTTTCTGCAACTACCCCAAGCTCATCAAGGAACCCTACATGCGGTACCTCGAGAACCGCATGCGCGAGCATTTTGATTTTACGGGGGTACCTATCACTCTATTTTTCCGGGAGAAGTAG
- a CDS encoding (deoxy)nucleoside triphosphate pyrophosphohydrolase, with protein MQHKNQERIVLVSDLIKKPLVKVPCAIIERGGKVLAAQRSAHGSLPMKWEFPGGKLEEGESEVECLVREIREELSVEVVVEDRLPVTNRDDIGRMIQLVPFICQLVTDEIILTEHEQIFWLTPDELPALDWAEADRDVLQNYFEHLAGRRIRPIQRLNRRKPDIFPTSPGKIE; from the coding sequence TTGCAGCACAAAAATCAGGAAAGGATCGTGTTAGTGTCGGATTTAATAAAAAAACCACTTGTAAAGGTACCCTGCGCCATTATTGAGCGTGGAGGCAAGGTACTTGCCGCTCAGCGGAGCGCCCATGGCTCTCTACCCATGAAGTGGGAATTTCCGGGCGGAAAACTTGAAGAAGGTGAAAGCGAGGTAGAATGCCTTGTGCGGGAAATACGCGAAGAATTGAGCGTGGAAGTAGTGGTTGAGGATCGGTTGCCCGTAACAAACCGTGATGATATCGGGCGTATGATCCAGCTGGTACCCTTTATATGCCAGCTCGTTACCGACGAAATTATACTCACTGAACACGAACAGATTTTTTGGCTCACACCCGATGAGCTACCCGCCCTTGACTGGGCCGAAGCCGATCGGGACGTGCTACAGAACTACTTCGAACACCTGGCCGGCCGGCGCATCAGGCCCATACAAAGACTGAATCGCCGGAAGCCGGATATTTTCCCTACTTCTCCCGGAAAAATAGAGTGA
- a CDS encoding YtxH domain-containing protein, whose product MKNFLRGLAAGIAIGYLTAPRSGKETREQLSDTMNGMKDQWDEAKTQITGLIEDVKSQVGISTNELADKAQDKFDQYKHEANQTKEFVRNRYNDKVDDLADATKAGVDTAEENLKI is encoded by the coding sequence ATGAAAAATTTTCTGAGAGGACTAGCAGCCGGTATAGCAATCGGCTATCTGACCGCCCCCCGCTCGGGTAAGGAAACCCGCGAGCAACTGTCCGATACGATGAATGGTATGAAGGACCAATGGGATGAAGCAAAAACCCAAATAACCGGACTCATCGAAGATGTAAAATCACAAGTGGGTATATCAACAAACGAATTGGCTGATAAGGCACAGGACAAGTTTGACCAGTATAAGCACGAGGCCAACCAAACCAAAGAATTTGTCCGCAACCGGTACAACGACAAAGTGGACGATCTGGCGGATGCTACCAAAGCAGGCGTCGATACGGCGGAAGAGAATCTGAAAATCTGA